A single region of the Triticum dicoccoides isolate Atlit2015 ecotype Zavitan chromosome 2B, WEW_v2.0, whole genome shotgun sequence genome encodes:
- the LOC119361992 gene encoding UDP-glycosyltransferase 79-like — protein sequence MESASMPSGDERGGGVHVLLVPLPAQGHMNPMIQLGRRLAYHGLHPTLVATRYVLSTGPPPGDPFRVAAFSDGFDDGGMASCPDPVEYCRRAEAVGSEMLARVIAAEARAGRMPSVMVYDPHMAWAPPVAKVAGVPTAAFMSQSCAVDLIYGEAWAGRAPLPMADGRALRRLGAVSVDLWPEDLSPFLVSPELYPKYLDVSIRQFEGLEDAGDVLVNSFRDLEPQEAEYMASRWRAKTVSPTLPSFFLDDGRLPSNKAYGVNFFSSDAPCMAWLDRQPPISVVLASYGTVYSLDAGELDELGNGLCDSGKPFLWVVRSSEVEKISEELHDRCKENGLLVPWCPQLDVLAHKVIGCFLTHCGWNSTTEAIVAGVPMVAMPRSADQPTTGKYVESAWGIGVRMRAEVKGLVRREEVERCIRKVMDRKGKDEYRSNATKWMKMAKEAMQEGGSSDKNIAEFAAKYLST from the exons ATGGAGAGCGCGAGCATGCCGTCCGGCGATGAGCGTGGCGGCGGTGTGCACGTCCTGCTGGTGCCGCTGCCGGCGCAGGGCCACATGAACCCGATGATCCAACTCGGCCGGCGCCTCGCTTACCACGGCCTGCACCCCACGCTCGTCGCCACGCGGTACGTGCTCTCCACGGGCCCGCCCCCCGGCGACCCCTTCCGCGTGGCCGCCTTCTCCGACGGCTTCGACGACGGTGGCATGGCCTCCTGCCCGGACCCCGTCGAGTACTGCCGCAGGGCCGAGGCCGTGGGGTCCGAGATGCTGGCgcgggtcatcgccgccgaggcgcGCGCCGGGAGGATGCCGTCCGTGATGGTCTACGACCCGCACATGGCGTGGGCGCCGCCTGTGGCAAAGGTGGCCGGCGTGCCGACCGCGGCGTTCATGTCGCAGTCGTGCGCCGTGGACCTGATCTACGGTGAGGCGTGGGCGGGGCGCGCGCCGCTGCCCATGGCCGACGGGAGGGCGCTGCGTCGCCTGGGCGCGGTGAGCGTGGACCTCTGGCCCGAGGACCTGTCGCCGTTCCTCGTGTCGCCAGAGCTGTACCCCAAGTACCTCGACGTGTCCATCCGGCAGTTCGAGGGCCTCGAGGACGCCGGCGACGTGCTCGTCAACTCCTTCCGCGACCTCGAGCCGCAGGAGGCGGAGTACATGGCGTCGAGATGGCGCGCCAAGACGGTCAGCCCGACGCTGCCCTCCTTCTTCCTCGACGACGGCCGCCTGCCGTCGAACAAGGCCTACGGCGTCAACTtcttcagcagcgacgcgccgtgcATGGCATGGCTGGATCGGCAGCCTCCTATCTCAGTAGTCCTCGCGTCCTACGGGACGGTCTACAGCCTCGACGCCGGCGAGCTTGACGAGCTTGGAAATGGGCTCTGCGATTCCGGCAAGCCATTTCTCTGGGTCGTGAGATCCAGCGAGGTAGAAAAGATATCTGAAGAACTCCATGACAGATGCAAGGAAAATGGATTACTTGTGCCTTGGTGTCCCCAGCTTGATGTCCTGGCGCATAAAGTCATAG GTTGTTTCTTGACACACTGCGGATGGAACTCAACGACAGAAGCAATTGTTGCCGGTGTGCCAATGGTGGCAATGCCAAGGTCAGCTGACCAGCCAACCACGGGAAAGTATGTGGAGAGTGCATGGGGGATCGGCGTGCGGATGCGGGCAGAGGTGAAAGGCTTGGtgaggagggaggaggtggagagatgcaTCCGGAAGGTGATGGATAGGAAGGGAAAGGATGAGTACCGCAGCAATGCGACAAAGTGGATGAAGATGGCCAAAGAGGCAATGCAGGAAGGAGGGAGTTCGGATAAAAACATTGCTGAATTTGCAGCCAAGTATTTATCGACATAA